In Fusobacterium sp. FSA-380-WT-3A, the DNA window TAATAGAATTAACTCAAACTATGAGAGAAATTTCAGCTACCAATTTTAAATTATTTGAATCTTATATGGCTTTAGGTTTACTTTATCTTGTATTTACTCTTCCACTTTCATACATAAGTGAAAAACTAGAAAGGAGGTTTAAATATGAAAGTTAAACTAAAAAATCTTTCTAAAAATTTTGAAAATAATAGAAGCATCTTAAAAAATATAAATTTTAATGAAGAAGTGCATTCTCTTGCTATTATAGGTCCATCTGGTGGTGGAAAATCTACTCTTCTAAAAATAATTGGTGGACTTATTAGCCCTACTATTGGAGAAGTAGAGATAGATGAAAATAAATTATCCTTTTCTGAGAGCGAACTTTTTAAATATAGAAAATCTATTGGATTTATATTTCAACAAGATGGACTTTTTAAGCATATGACAGTCCTTGAAAATATTATTATTCCTCTTATACATGTTCATGGTTATAGTGAGGAAAAAGCAAAAAAAATAGCTCTATCTCTTTTAAAAAGATTTGGACTTGAAAAAGAGATTAATAAAAAACCTTTTGAATTATCTGGTGGACAAAAACAAAGGGTGGGAATAGCTAGAGCTTTGGCTCCTAAACCTAAATTTTTATTATTTGATGAACCAACTTCTGCTTTAGACCCTGAATATACTGTTGAAGTTTTGGATATTATAAAAGAGCTTAAAGATGAAGGAATTGATTTTATCATAGTAACTCATGAAATGGGATTTGCTAGACATGCTTGTGATAAAGTTTGTTTTTTATATGATGGAGATATATTAGAATATGGAGATAGTTCAGAAATTTTTACTAATCCATCTTCTAAAGAATTACAAAATTTTTTAGGAAAACTTTTAGAATGGAATATATAAAATTTTAGGGGGATTTATGAAAAAGAAATTTGCTTTTATTCTAATGGGAAAAGACTACTCTGAAAAAGATAATACTACTTTTGAAACTAAAAATTGTATAACTTATATCTGTACTGTAAAAAGTTTTGAGGAAGCTTATAAAAAAGTTTTAGAATTAAAAGAAAATGGAGTTGGAGCTATAGAAGTATGTGGAGCATTTGGAAAAGAGAGAGCTGAAAAAATTATAGAACTTACTGATAATAAAGTAGCTGTTGGATATGTAGTTCATGACCCTAAACAAGATGATTTATTTATGAAATTTTTTGGAAATTAAAAATATTATTTGATGTGTAACCAAAAAATATTTTTTGGTTACATTTTTTATATTATAATTTAATATTTTTAAAAGCGATTCAGTCAAAGTTATAAAAAACTATACAATACTATTTCTTTAATTAAGAAATTTATTTTAAAAAAAATATAGATACATTTACTAAAAATATTTTTTAATAGCAAATATATCTATAATTATTTTTTTGTTTATTTTTATATAAACTTTCTTATCAATACTTTTACTTTTCCCTTTTTATTTTCTCCTAACTCCTTAGAAAAAATAAATTTTCCTACTTTTTTAATAGTTATAACATCATTTTCTTTTATTTCTACAGATTTATCTCTTTGGATATTATAATTTAACATTACCAATCCCTCTTCTATAAAAGTAACTGCCTTTTGTCTTGAAGTATTAGCAATTTCAGATACCACACTGTCAAATCTAGCTGATGGAATTGTAATAACTATTTCTTGAAACTCACTTTTAGGAATTTCATTTTCATCTATTTCAAATATTTTTACAGGAACATTTGAAACTTTTTCAAGCTCATCTAAAAAACTAAACTTTTCTTTATAAATAACTCCATAAGCTATATTGTCCTTTACAATTAAATCTCCTAAAATTTCTCTCTTTATTCCAAGACTCATTATAGTTCCTAAGAAATCTTTATGAAACAACTCTCTGAATTTATTTTTTCCATCAATTTTAAAATAAGTGAGATTAAATTCTGGCATATCTTGAGAAAAATTTTCAGGAATAATAATTATATTTTTCTTTTCACTATCTTCTCTCAAACCTTTAAATAAAAATTTAGTCCTGTTAATATTTATTTTTTCTAAAACACTCCAAATATTAGGTGGATAAAATTCTTCTGTTTCTATATAATAATCTATACTGTTAGCAAGTTCTATATTTTCCCACAATTTTACAATTAAATCTTTATTTTCATCTTTAAAAAGATTTAAAAAATTTTTCTTATCCATATTTCTTCCTTTCTTTTTTTATAAATTATATCACAGTCTTTTCTCTTTTCCACCACTATTATTTTATAATTTTTACTCTTTTATAAATTCCATAATTATGGTATCATATAATATAAAATTACATTAATATAATTGAGGTAAAAGTTATGAAAAAACTTATAATAATCATGCTTGTGTTGTTAGGAATAAATTCTTTTTCCTATGATTTCCCTTTGAAAGATCCATATATTGCTACAGTATTTGGTTCTTCTACTCTTATGACACAAGGAGTTGTTGAGAAAATTCCATTAAAACTTTATAGAACTGAACTAATTTCTACTAGAGAAATTCCTGAAAATTTAGAATATCAAAAAGGTTATAAATTTTCTGTGGCTTTACAAAAGAAAAAGGCCCCACTTGTATTTATATTATCAGGTACAAGTTCAAGTTCTACATCATTAAAAACCCAATATTTCCAAAGAATTTTTTATACTGCTGGTTACCATGTAGTTGGTATTTCATCTATCACTAATACAAATTCATTGGTTGCTCTTTCTTATGAAAAAATTCCTGGAAATTTAATGAATGATGGAATGGATATTTATAGAGGGCTAAAATACATTAAAAATTTAGTTGAAAAAAAAGCTCAAGTTGAAGATTATAATATTATGGGATATAGTTTAGGGGGAACTCACTCAGCTATAATTTCATTTATTGATAGTAAAGAAAAAACTTTTAATTTTAATAAAGTCTTTATGTTAAATCCTGCTGTAAATCTTTATGAATCAGCTGCTATCCTAGATAATATGCTTGTAGAGGGAAC includes these proteins:
- a CDS encoding YlmH/Sll1252 family protein, with amino-acid sequence MDKKNFLNLFKDENKDLIVKLWENIELANSIDYYIETEEFYPPNIWSVLEKININRTKFLFKGLREDSEKKNIIIIPENFSQDMPEFNLTYFKIDGKNKFRELFHKDFLGTIMSLGIKREILGDLIVKDNIAYGVIYKEKFSFLDELEKVSNVPVKIFEIDENEIPKSEFQEIVITIPSARFDSVVSEIANTSRQKAVTFIEEGLVMLNYNIQRDKSVEIKENDVITIKKVGKFIFSKELGENKKGKVKVLIRKFI
- a CDS encoding amino acid ABC transporter ATP-binding protein, whose protein sequence is MKVKLKNLSKNFENNRSILKNINFNEEVHSLAIIGPSGGGKSTLLKIIGGLISPTIGEVEIDENKLSFSESELFKYRKSIGFIFQQDGLFKHMTVLENIIIPLIHVHGYSEEKAKKIALSLLKRFGLEKEINKKPFELSGGQKQRVGIARALAPKPKFLLFDEPTSALDPEYTVEVLDIIKELKDEGIDFIIVTHEMGFARHACDKVCFLYDGDILEYGDSSEIFTNPSSKELQNFLGKLLEWNI
- a CDS encoding DUF6506 family protein; translated protein: MKKKFAFILMGKDYSEKDNTTFETKNCITYICTVKSFEEAYKKVLELKENGVGAIEVCGAFGKERAEKIIELTDNKVAVGYVVHDPKQDDLFMKFFGN
- a CDS encoding serine/threonine protein kinase → MKKLIIIMLVLLGINSFSYDFPLKDPYIATVFGSSTLMTQGVVEKIPLKLYRTELISTREIPENLEYQKGYKFSVALQKKKAPLVFILSGTSSSSTSLKTQYFQRIFYTAGYHVVGISSITNTNSLVALSYEKIPGNLMNDGMDIYRGLKYIKNLVEKKAQVEDYNIMGYSLGGTHSAIISFIDSKEKTFNFNKVFMLNPAVNLYESAAILDNMLVEGTDNNIDNFFIKVNSLMGLLSSYREGFKNISGNPYEVLKALNVTEKDLKMGIGLVFRLNSIDINFLTDYVNDMKVYSNGKIEKYENMGKYFEKINFADFGDYIEKIALPYYRQHYKKNMTVKEISKFTDLKMIEDYLKTAKNIRCVTNKDEIILTKKHFNFLKKTFGKNLYIYPYGGHCGNMFYQENVDYMLNFMKEGR